Proteins found in one Aethina tumida isolate Nest 87 chromosome 1, icAetTumi1.1, whole genome shotgun sequence genomic segment:
- the LOC109594656 gene encoding rRNA methyltransferase 2, mitochondrial isoform X1 has translation MNFKTIYRSLSFHRALHKKITTNTLSSKNLKSSSKQWLARQLSDPYVEKARTMNLRCRSAFKLIEMDDRFKFLAPGQIVIDCGASPGSWTQVAVQRVNANQSQTSQPVGKVFAIDKQQIFPIQATTTFGNMDFTLDESQNILKTALNNLKANVVLSDMAPSATGISSLDTENIINLCYSVLRFAVQMTQVGGTILVKLWQCGETKQLETDIGRYYKMVRIVKPNSSRADSAEIFILGREFKGLKVS, from the exons atgaattttaaaacaatatacagATCGTTATCATTTCATAGAGCCcttcataaaaaaatcacaacGAACACATTGAGCTCAAAGAACTTAAAATCGAGTTCAAAACAATGGCTCGCTCGTCAGTTATCCGATCCTTACGTAGAAAAAGCGAGAACGATGAATTTGAGGTGTCGTAgtgcttttaaattaatagaaatggaTGACAGGTTTAAGTTTTTGGCCCCTGGTCAGATTGTTATTGACTGTGGGGCCTCACCAGGTTCTTGGACGCAAGTTGCAGTGCAAAGAGTCAATGCAAATCAATCTCAAACATCCCAACCTGTTGGTAAAGTGTTTGCCATTGATAAACAACAGATTTTTCCTATTCAAGCAA CAACAACATTCGGTAACATGGATTTTACATTAGATGAGTCGCAGAACATCCTGAAAACAGCTCTGAACAATCTGAAAGCAAATGTAGTGTTATCAGATATGGCACCAAGTGCTACAGGTATTTCAAGTTTGGacactgaaaatattattaatttgtgctACAGTGTGTTAAGATTTGCTGTACAAATGACTCAAGTTGGTGGTACCATATTAGTCAAACTGTGGCAATGTGGAGAAACAAAACAACTAGAAACAGACATTGGAcgatattataaaatggtcAGAATTGTTAAACCAAATTCCAGCAGAGCTGATTCAGCTGAGATTTTTATTCTAGGCAGAGAATTTAAAGGGCTTAAGGTTAGTTGA
- the LOC109594656 gene encoding rRNA methyltransferase 2, mitochondrial isoform X2 gives MTGLSFWPLVRLLLTVGPHQVLGRKLQCKESMQINLKHPNLLVKCLPLINNRFFLFKQGATTFGNMDFTLDESQNILKTALNNLKANVVLSDMAPSATGISSLDTENIINLCYSVLRFAVQMTQVGGTILVKLWQCGETKQLETDIGRYYKMVRIVKPNSSRADSAEIFILGREFKGLKVS, from the exons aTGACAGGTTTAAGTTTTTGGCCCCTGGTCAGATTGTTATTGACTGTGGGGCCTCACCAGGTTCTTGGACGCAAGTTGCAGTGCAAAGAGTCAATGCAAATCAATCTCAAACATCCCAACCTGTTGGTAAAGTGTTTGCCATTGATAAACAACAGATTTTTCCTATTCAAGCAA ggAGCAACAACATTCGGTAACATGGATTTTACATTAGATGAGTCGCAGAACATCCTGAAAACAGCTCTGAACAATCTGAAAGCAAATGTAGTGTTATCAGATATGGCACCAAGTGCTACAGGTATTTCAAGTTTGGacactgaaaatattattaatttgtgctACAGTGTGTTAAGATTTGCTGTACAAATGACTCAAGTTGGTGGTACCATATTAGTCAAACTGTGGCAATGTGGAGAAACAAAACAACTAGAAACAGACATTGGAcgatattataaaatggtcAGAATTGTTAAACCAAATTCCAGCAGAGCTGATTCAGCTGAGATTTTTATTCTAGGCAGAGAATTTAAAGGGCTTAAGGTTAGTTGA
- the LOC109594636 gene encoding mucin-5AC isoform X1 — protein MAKSSQTGKKLEKNLRSNSEVPKHNTIMPPPQTIVNENAQMTGQRTGITESVSEVLGHGTRRRNISSDQISKTDNRDVSHQIREMAGQRTGIRERAPDVSERSTRRRNISSDQIPETEYGDFHTQITERLYSLLNTSPVSKPNTVMSPPLTIVNQNTQMVGQRTGITERAPDVSERSTRRRNISSDQIPETDNGDVSRQMREISCPRSNSEDPKPDTVMSPPQTIENQNTQMAGQRTAITESAPDVSRRRTHKRNISSDEISKTDNRDVSRQMREISCLRSNSEDPKPDTVMPPPQTIVNQNTQMAEQRTGITESVPDVSRRRTHKRNISSDEIPKTDNRDVSRQMREISCLRSNSEDPKPDTVMPPPQTIENQNTQMAGQGTAITESAPDVSRRRTHKRNISSDEIPKTDNRDVSRQMREISCLRSNSEDPKPDTVMPPPQTIENQNTQMVGQRTAITESAPDVSRRRTHKRNISSDEIPKTDNRDVSRQMREISCLRSNSEDPKPDTVMPPPQTIENQNTQMAGQRTAITESAPDVSRRRTHKRNISSDEIPKTDNRDVSRQIRETFGTGHPNTMTFQVEHSTPTSIKLRRTIGGTSDLKCSTVEYPTISAPRTSPPVEKPKTKVKRMRHPCHRHHRPSIYGDNPPATIRRGPSSAGGTRDYTVTPPSPMYSVRTSPFALVSKQFHQRMYVNGRMPVTVGIKPSTDGSTTKFISTSPVTTMYPVPKPTPSSNTPKTDHTAKSRQPDNEIPPRSGLESNSQIPAPRRTLAPLPTEQNFSTSDLARCINLQATQTSTMSKKDKAKAKKQKLDNKKN, from the exons ATGGCAAAATCATCGCAGACGGGCAAAAAGCTGGAAAAGAATCTTCGAAGTAATTCGGAGGTCCCGAAACATAATACTATAATGCCACCACCGCAAACAATTGTAAATGAAAACGCTCAGATGACGGGACAACGCACGGGTATCACGGAAAGTGTCTCCGAAGTTTTAGGACACGGCACACGCAGAAGAAATATTTCTTCCGATCAGATTTCCAAAACAGACAATAGAGATGTCAGTCATCAAATCAGGGAG ATGGCGGGACAACGCACGGGTATCAGGGAAAGAGCCCCCGACGTTTCCGAACGCAGCACACGCAGAAGAAATATTTCTTCCGATCAGATTCCCGAAACTGAATATGGAGATTTCCATACTCAAATCACGGAGAGGCTATATTCTCTTCTAAATACTTCGCCGGTCTCGAAACCTAATACTGTAATGTCACCACCGCTAACAATTGTAAATCAAAACACTCAGATGGTGGGACAACGCACGGGTATCACGGAAAGAGCCCCCGACGTTTCCGAACGCAGCACACGCAGAAGAAATATTTCTTCCGATCAGATACCCGAAACTGACAATGGAGATGTCAGTCGTCAAATGAGGGAGATAAGTTGTCCTCGAAGTAATTCGGAGGACCCGAAACCTGATACTGTGATGTCACCACCgcaaacaattgaaaatcaaAACACTCAGATGGCGGGACAACGCACGGCTATCACGGAAAGTGCCCCCGACGTTTCCAGACGCCGCACTcacaaaagaaatatttcttcCGATGAAATTTCCAAAACTGACAATAGAGATGTCAGCCGTCAAATGAGGGAGATAAGTTGTCTTCGAAGTAATTCGGAGGACCCGAAACCTGATACTGTAATGCCACCACCGCAAACAATTGTAAATCAAAACACTCAGATGGCGGAACAACGCACGGGTATCACGGAAAGTGTCCCCGACGTTTCCAGACGCCGCACAcacaaaagaaatatttcttcCGATGAAATTCCCAAAACTGACAATAGAGATGTCAGCCGTCAAATGAGGGAGATAAGTTGTCTTCGAAGTAATTCGGAGGACCCGAAACCTGATACTGTGATGCCACCACCgcaaacaattgaaaatcaaAACACTCAGATGGCGGGACAAGGCACGGCTATCACGGAAAGTGCCCCCGACGTTTCCAGACGTCGCACAcacaaaagaaatatttcttcCGATGAGATTCCCAAAACTGACAATAGAGATGTCAGCCGTCAAATGAGGGAGATAAGTTGTCTTCGAAGTAATTCGGAGGACCCGAAACCTGATACTGTGATGCCACCACCgcaaacaattgaaaatcaaAACACTCAGATGGTGGGACAACGCACGGCTATCACGGAAAGTGCCCCCGACGTTTCCAGACGTCGCACAcacaaaagaaatatttcttcCGATGAGATTCCCAAAACTGACAATAGAGATGTCAGCCGTCAAATGAGGGAGATAAGTTGTCTTCGAAGTAATTCGGAGGACCCGAAACCTGATACTGTGATGCCACCACCgcaaacaattgaaaatcaaAACACTCAGATGGCGGGACAACGCACGGCTATCACGGAAAGTGCCCCCGACGTTTCCAGACGCCGCACAcacaaaagaaatatttcttcCGATGAGATTCCCAAAACTGACAATAGAGATGTCAGTCGTCAAATTAGGGAG ACGTTTGGAACCGGTCACCCCAACACTATGACATTTCAAGTGGAGCACAGTACGCCAACGTCGATAAAATTAAGACGTACAATTGGAGGCACCAgtgatttaaaatgttctacAGTGGAATATCCGACGATTTCAGCTCCCAGAACATCTCCTCCGGTGGAAAAACCCAAAACTAAGG tgaAACGGATGCGTCATCCGTGCCATCGGCACCATCGTCCTTCGATATATGGAGATAACCCTCCGGCAACAATAAGAAGAGGGCCTTCTTCAGCAGGTGGTACCAGAGATTATACTGTTACCCCACCGAGTCCAATGTATTCAGTTCGTACGTCGCCATTTGCGTTAG TAAGTAAACAGTTTCATCAGAGGATGTATGTGAATGGTAGAATGCCGGTAACAGTAGGAATAAAACCTTCCACAGACGGCAGCACAACCAAGTTTATTAGTACCTCGCCGGTAACTACTATGTATCCAGTTCCCAAGCCGACACCTTCGTCAAACACACCCAAAActg ATCATACGGCAAAATCGAGGCAACCAGATAACGAGATTCCCCCTCGAAGCGGTTTGGAGAGCAACTCTCAGATACCAGCACCAAGAAGAACCTTAGCCCCATTACCCACTGAGCAAAATTTTTCCACTTCCGACTTAGCAAgatgtattaatttacaagCCACACAGACTTCTACGATGTCGAAGAAAGACAAAGCCAAAGCCAAAAAACAAAAGTTGGACAATAAGAAGAATTAA
- the LOC109594625 gene encoding probable ATP-dependent RNA helicase DDX47 — MSVQSDDDLSDAQPGEQTQQSDAEDDKPTTWKDLGLVDALCTACEQLKWKEPSKIQRESIPVALQGKDIIGLAETGSGKTAAFALPILQALLENPQRYFALILTPTRELAFQISEQFEALGASIGVKCAVIVGGMDMMSQALILAKKPHILIATPGRLIDHLENTKGFSLRALKFLVMDEADRILNMDFEVEVDKILKVIPRERRTFLFSATMTKKVKKLQRACLKDPVRVEVSTKYQTVEKLQQYYIFIPVKFKDVYLVHILNEMAGNSFMIFCSTCNNTIRTALMLRNLGLTAVPLHGQMSQNKRLAALTKFKAKNRSILISTDVASRGLDIPHVDVVINFDIPTHSKDYIHRVGRTARAGRSGKAITFVTQYDVELYQRIEQLIGKQLPLYKTEEEEVMVLQERVAESQRMAKVEMKDLTDKKGGKRKKVDADDDDTEGASGVRKRLKGGPKKNNRKK; from the exons ATGAGTGTGCAAAGCGACGATGACTTGAGTGACGCTCAACCTGGCGAGCAGACTCAGCAATCCGATGCGGAAGACGACAAACCTACAACGTGGAAAGACTTG GGACTTGTAGATGCGCTATGCACCGCATGCGAACAACTGAAATGGAAAGAACCGTCGAAAATCCAACGGGAATCGATCCCTGTCGCGTTACAGGGCAAGGATATAATTGGGCTTGCGGAAACAGGATCTGGAAAAACAGCCGCGTTTGCCTTGCCAATTCTTCAGGCGCTACTTGAAAATCCGCAGAGGTACTTCGCGCTCATCCTAACGCCAACTCGGGAATTGGCCTTTCAAATCTCCGAACAGTTTGAAGCACTTG GTGCAAGTATTGGAGTGAAATGTGCAGTAATCGTAGGTGGTATGGACATGATGTCACAGGCTTTAATTTTGGCCAAGAAGCCACATATATTAATTGCCACACCTGGAAGATTAATTGATCATTTAGAAAACACTAAAGGTTTTAGTTTGAG gGCACTTAAATTCTTGGTAATGGATGAAGCTGACAGAATTTTAAACATGGACTTTGAGGTAGAAGTTGACAAAATACTCAAAGTGATTCCTAGAGAAAGGAGAACATTTCTGTTCTCAGCAACAATGACAAAAAAAGTAAAGAAATTACAAAGAGCTTGTCTGAAGGATCCTGTAAGAGTGGAAGTTTCAACCAAGTACCAGACTGTAGAAAAATTGCaacaatattacatttttattcctgtaaaatttaaa GATGTGTATCTAGTgcacattttaaatgaaatggcGGGCAACAGTTTCATGATTTTCTGCTCTACCTGCAACAATACAATCCGAACGGCACTTATGCTTAGAAACTTGGGACTCACTGCTGTTCCTCTACATGGACAGATGTCACAGAATAAGAGATTGGCGGCGTTGACGAAATTCAAAGCAAAGAATCGGTCAATTCTGATTTCGACAGATGTGGCGTCTAGAGGTTTGGACATACCACATGTGGATGTAgtcataaattttgacattccGACACACAGCAAAGATTACATTCACAGAGTGGGTAGGACTGCCAGAGCGGGGAGATCAGGCAAAGCTATTACTTTTGTTACACAATATGATGTGGAATTGTACCAGAGAATTGAGCAGTTGATTGGGAAGCAATTACCTTTGTACAAGACAGAGGAGGAGGAAGTTATGGTGTTGCAGGAACGAGTGGCGGAAAGTCAGAGGATGGCCAAGGTTGAAATGAAGGATTTGACAGACAAGAAGGGTGGGAAGAGAAAGAAGGTTGATGCGGATGATGACGACACTGAAGGCGCGTCTGGAGTCAGAAAAAGACTCAAGGGTGGACCAAAAAAgaacaacagaaaaaaataa
- the LOC109594636 gene encoding mucin-5AC isoform X2, producing the protein MAKSSQTGKKLEKNLRSNSEVPKHNTIMPPPQTIVNENAQMTGQRTGITESVSEVLGHGTRRRNISSDQISKTDNRDVSHQIREMVGQRTGITERAPDVSERSTRRRNISSDQIPETDNGDVSRQMREISCPRSNSEDPKPDTVMSPPQTIENQNTQMAGQRTAITESAPDVSRRRTHKRNISSDEISKTDNRDVSRQMREISCLRSNSEDPKPDTVMPPPQTIVNQNTQMAEQRTGITESVPDVSRRRTHKRNISSDEIPKTDNRDVSRQMREISCLRSNSEDPKPDTVMPPPQTIENQNTQMAGQGTAITESAPDVSRRRTHKRNISSDEIPKTDNRDVSRQMREISCLRSNSEDPKPDTVMPPPQTIENQNTQMVGQRTAITESAPDVSRRRTHKRNISSDEIPKTDNRDVSRQMREISCLRSNSEDPKPDTVMPPPQTIENQNTQMAGQRTAITESAPDVSRRRTHKRNISSDEIPKTDNRDVSRQIRETFGTGHPNTMTFQVEHSTPTSIKLRRTIGGTSDLKCSTVEYPTISAPRTSPPVEKPKTKVKRMRHPCHRHHRPSIYGDNPPATIRRGPSSAGGTRDYTVTPPSPMYSVRTSPFALVSKQFHQRMYVNGRMPVTVGIKPSTDGSTTKFISTSPVTTMYPVPKPTPSSNTPKTDHTAKSRQPDNEIPPRSGLESNSQIPAPRRTLAPLPTEQNFSTSDLARCINLQATQTSTMSKKDKAKAKKQKLDNKKN; encoded by the exons ATGGCAAAATCATCGCAGACGGGCAAAAAGCTGGAAAAGAATCTTCGAAGTAATTCGGAGGTCCCGAAACATAATACTATAATGCCACCACCGCAAACAATTGTAAATGAAAACGCTCAGATGACGGGACAACGCACGGGTATCACGGAAAGTGTCTCCGAAGTTTTAGGACACGGCACACGCAGAAGAAATATTTCTTCCGATCAGATTTCCAAAACAGACAATAGAGATGTCAGTCATCAAATCAGGGAG ATGGTGGGACAACGCACGGGTATCACGGAAAGAGCCCCCGACGTTTCCGAACGCAGCACACGCAGAAGAAATATTTCTTCCGATCAGATACCCGAAACTGACAATGGAGATGTCAGTCGTCAAATGAGGGAGATAAGTTGTCCTCGAAGTAATTCGGAGGACCCGAAACCTGATACTGTGATGTCACCACCgcaaacaattgaaaatcaaAACACTCAGATGGCGGGACAACGCACGGCTATCACGGAAAGTGCCCCCGACGTTTCCAGACGCCGCACTcacaaaagaaatatttcttcCGATGAAATTTCCAAAACTGACAATAGAGATGTCAGCCGTCAAATGAGGGAGATAAGTTGTCTTCGAAGTAATTCGGAGGACCCGAAACCTGATACTGTAATGCCACCACCGCAAACAATTGTAAATCAAAACACTCAGATGGCGGAACAACGCACGGGTATCACGGAAAGTGTCCCCGACGTTTCCAGACGCCGCACAcacaaaagaaatatttcttcCGATGAAATTCCCAAAACTGACAATAGAGATGTCAGCCGTCAAATGAGGGAGATAAGTTGTCTTCGAAGTAATTCGGAGGACCCGAAACCTGATACTGTGATGCCACCACCgcaaacaattgaaaatcaaAACACTCAGATGGCGGGACAAGGCACGGCTATCACGGAAAGTGCCCCCGACGTTTCCAGACGTCGCACAcacaaaagaaatatttcttcCGATGAGATTCCCAAAACTGACAATAGAGATGTCAGCCGTCAAATGAGGGAGATAAGTTGTCTTCGAAGTAATTCGGAGGACCCGAAACCTGATACTGTGATGCCACCACCgcaaacaattgaaaatcaaAACACTCAGATGGTGGGACAACGCACGGCTATCACGGAAAGTGCCCCCGACGTTTCCAGACGTCGCACAcacaaaagaaatatttcttcCGATGAGATTCCCAAAACTGACAATAGAGATGTCAGCCGTCAAATGAGGGAGATAAGTTGTCTTCGAAGTAATTCGGAGGACCCGAAACCTGATACTGTGATGCCACCACCgcaaacaattgaaaatcaaAACACTCAGATGGCGGGACAACGCACGGCTATCACGGAAAGTGCCCCCGACGTTTCCAGACGCCGCACAcacaaaagaaatatttcttcCGATGAGATTCCCAAAACTGACAATAGAGATGTCAGTCGTCAAATTAGGGAG ACGTTTGGAACCGGTCACCCCAACACTATGACATTTCAAGTGGAGCACAGTACGCCAACGTCGATAAAATTAAGACGTACAATTGGAGGCACCAgtgatttaaaatgttctacAGTGGAATATCCGACGATTTCAGCTCCCAGAACATCTCCTCCGGTGGAAAAACCCAAAACTAAGG tgaAACGGATGCGTCATCCGTGCCATCGGCACCATCGTCCTTCGATATATGGAGATAACCCTCCGGCAACAATAAGAAGAGGGCCTTCTTCAGCAGGTGGTACCAGAGATTATACTGTTACCCCACCGAGTCCAATGTATTCAGTTCGTACGTCGCCATTTGCGTTAG TAAGTAAACAGTTTCATCAGAGGATGTATGTGAATGGTAGAATGCCGGTAACAGTAGGAATAAAACCTTCCACAGACGGCAGCACAACCAAGTTTATTAGTACCTCGCCGGTAACTACTATGTATCCAGTTCCCAAGCCGACACCTTCGTCAAACACACCCAAAActg ATCATACGGCAAAATCGAGGCAACCAGATAACGAGATTCCCCCTCGAAGCGGTTTGGAGAGCAACTCTCAGATACCAGCACCAAGAAGAACCTTAGCCCCATTACCCACTGAGCAAAATTTTTCCACTTCCGACTTAGCAAgatgtattaatttacaagCCACACAGACTTCTACGATGTCGAAGAAAGACAAAGCCAAAGCCAAAAAACAAAAGTTGGACAATAAGAAGAATTAA
- the LOC109594626 gene encoding glutaminyl-peptide cyclotransferase: MMLKTFNFLLFVSAIRPGVCDYLRKLQANHKAQDLSNQDLQYVSSMSNTNHLDEVLDNILIPRVVGTKNHQKVHDYIKSDLRRLNWTVEVDEFQDATPNFGVLTFRNIIAKLNPNAERYLTLACHYDSKYFPNDEFVGATDSAVPCAMLLNIAHLMRRDLDAQRSNELSLQLIFFDGEEAFENWGPKDSIYGARHLAEMFNDARSISTVANQEVTNLQKIDMLVLLDLIGHRDVSFYSYFHDTQQWYIRLANLEDRLRKLRLLKKTGNHVYFKRAAHWGRIEDDHLPFLERGVPILHLISSPFPREWHTPRDNRDIVDMNATENIQKILMAFVVEYLHIALETERDTNIEREEL, encoded by the exons ATGATGCTgaaaacgtttaattttttgctaTTTGTCAGTGCCATACGGCCCGGTGTTTGCGACTACCTCAGGAAATTGCAG GCGAATCACAAGGCACAAGATTTGAGTAATCAAGATTTGCAGTACGTGTCGAGCATGTCGAACACAAATCATTTAGACGAAGTCCTCGACAACATTCTAATACCACGCGTTGTCGGCACAAAGAACCACCAAAAAGTTCATGATTACATTAAATCTGATTTGCGACGGTTGAATTGGACGGTGGAGGTGGACGAGTTCCAAGATGCGACGCCCAATTTCGGCGTCCTCACTTTCCGTAACATCATCGCCAAATTGAATCCGAATGCCGAAAGATATTTGACTCTGGCCTGCCACTACGACAGCAAATACTTCCCCAATGACGAATTCGTCG GTGCGACAGATTCAGCGGTACCCTGCGCGATGCTTCTGAACATTGCTCATTTGATGCGCCGCGACCTGGATGCCCAAAGATCCAACGAACTGAGCCTTCAATTGATCTTCTTCGACGGCGAGGAGGCGTTCGAAAATTGGGGACCGAAAGACTCGATCTACGGAGCCAGACACTTGGCCGAAATGTTCAACGATGCTCGGTCCATCAGCACGGTTGCGAACCAAGAGGTTACTAATTTGCAGAAGATAGATATGTTAGTCTTGCTCGATCTGATAGGGCATAGGGATGTTTCCTTCTACAGTTATTTTCACGACACGCAACAATG GTATATTCGTCTTGCAAATTTAGAGGACAGACTGAGAAAATTGAGACTGTTAAAAAAGACGGGAAATCACGTCTATTTCAAAAGGGCGGCACATTGGGGCCGTATCGAGGATGATCATCTTCCATTTTTGGAACGGG GTGTGCCGATTTTGCATTTGATCTCGTCGCCATTTCCACGTGAGTGGCACACTCCCAGGGATAATAGGGATATTGTGGACATGAACGCAACtgaaaatatacagaaaattCTCATGGCATTCGTGGTCGAGTACCTACATAT AGCACTGGAGACTGAACGAGATACGAATATAGAACGGGAAGAGTTATGA